A window from Candidatus Nitrospira neomarina encodes these proteins:
- a CDS encoding sigma-54-dependent Fis family transcriptional regulator: MTTTKPECTEPTTLDSLKCLLLDIAQQRSLNDLLWLIVRRLADRTTVVLARIWLIKPGDICSTCRFKEECPDQTQCLHLVASAGRSGVGDKMEWMNTDGYFARFPLGVCKVGRIGKTGEQLVINELENNLDWIAKPDWARQEGIQGFHGQPIIYKGETLGVLAVFEREPVTDEATVWFRMIADHVAVAIANARAFEEIERLKSQLELENTFLKEEVLEAQNFGEIIGQSPAIANLVQQIELVAPTHATALISGESGTGKELVAREIHRRSQRKEHPLVRVNCASVPKDLYESEFFGHAKGSFTGAMKDRAGRFQAADGGTLFLDEVGEIPLEMQSKLLRVLQEGEYERVGEETTRKVNVRIIAATNRKLAQEVEAKRFRQDLYYRLNVFPIEVAPLRNRKEDIPLLASMFMANVRKKLNCTGRELTQAEVVKLQNYHWPGNVRELQNIIERAVISSRCGSVKFDLPVPQASGASLKTPLKRNGDSGGQILTEEDIRLQEKANLEAALHKTGWKIYGTGGAAELLGLKPTTLLSRIKKIGIKKTH; this comes from the coding sequence ATGACCACGACAAAACCGGAATGTACAGAACCCACCACGCTGGATTCCCTGAAATGCCTGTTGCTGGACATCGCCCAGCAACGGTCATTGAATGATTTGTTGTGGCTGATTGTGCGGCGGCTGGCGGATCGAACTACCGTGGTTCTGGCCCGAATCTGGCTCATCAAGCCCGGCGATATTTGCTCCACCTGCCGGTTCAAGGAGGAATGTCCAGATCAGACGCAGTGCCTCCATCTCGTGGCCAGTGCGGGCCGATCCGGTGTGGGGGATAAGATGGAATGGATGAACACCGACGGATACTTTGCCCGGTTTCCGCTGGGCGTGTGTAAGGTGGGGCGGATCGGAAAGACCGGCGAGCAGCTTGTCATTAATGAGTTGGAGAACAATCTCGACTGGATTGCTAAACCCGACTGGGCCAGGCAGGAAGGCATCCAGGGATTTCACGGACAGCCCATCATCTATAAAGGGGAAACCCTGGGTGTGCTGGCCGTCTTCGAACGGGAACCGGTCACGGATGAAGCCACCGTCTGGTTCCGGATGATTGCCGATCATGTAGCCGTCGCCATTGCCAACGCCCGGGCTTTCGAGGAAATTGAACGACTCAAATCCCAATTGGAACTGGAAAACACCTTCTTAAAAGAAGAAGTCCTGGAAGCGCAGAACTTCGGCGAAATTATCGGACAGAGTCCGGCCATCGCCAACCTGGTCCAACAGATTGAACTGGTGGCCCCCACCCATGCCACCGCACTCATCTCCGGCGAGTCGGGAACGGGAAAAGAACTGGTCGCGCGGGAAATACACCGCCGCAGTCAACGCAAGGAGCATCCGCTCGTGCGGGTCAACTGTGCCTCGGTTCCCAAGGATCTCTATGAAAGCGAATTCTTCGGGCATGCCAAAGGTTCCTTTACCGGCGCCATGAAAGACCGGGCCGGACGGTTTCAAGCGGCCGATGGCGGCACGCTGTTTCTGGATGAAGTGGGAGAAATTCCTCTGGAGATGCAAAGCAAACTCTTACGGGTCTTACAGGAAGGGGAGTATGAACGTGTAGGCGAAGAAACCACCAGAAAAGTCAACGTCCGCATTATCGCAGCCACCAACCGGAAGCTGGCCCAAGAGGTGGAAGCCAAAAGATTTCGTCAGGATCTGTATTACCGGTTGAATGTCTTTCCGATTGAAGTCGCTCCACTTCGCAATCGCAAGGAGGATATTCCGCTATTGGCCAGTATGTTCATGGCCAATGTCCGCAAAAAACTCAATTGCACAGGACGGGAATTAACCCAGGCCGAAGTGGTGAAATTGCAAAACTATCATTGGCCCGGCAACGTGCGGGAACTGCAGAACATCATCGAACGTGCCGTGATTTCCTCACGGTGCGGATCGGTGAAATTCGATCTGCCCGTTCCGCAAGCCAGCGGCGCATCACTCAAAACACCCCTCAAGAGAAACGGTGACAGCGGCGGCCAAATTCTGACCGAAGAGGATATTCGCCTTCAGGAAAAAGCGAATCTCGAAGCCGCATTACACAAAACAGGCTGGAAAATCTACGGCACGGGCGGGGCGGCGGAACTCCTGGGCCTCAAACCCACCACCCTCCTGTCCCGCATCAAAAAGATTGGGATTAAGAAGACCCATTAG
- a CDS encoding helicase-related protein: MMDDFTPGQRWVSDNDAALGLGIVQSVAFRTVQIEFPAADETRTYAKATAPLTRVEFDVGDSIKSMDGWDLSITEIEHVSGTVRYHGIRESGEAATMHERELSDALTFNVPQDKLFAGQVDDNRWFELRAATLQHLATQQASTSFGLHGPRVSLIPHQMYIAHEVSTRTAPRVLLADEVGLGKTIEAGLILHRLILTGKIHRALVIVPEPLLHQWLVELLRRFNLRFTLIDEQYFSHIDEAFDNPEESAPLENLFDQFPLVLCGLHFACRDEIAPLMAMCHWDILVVDEAHHLEWTPGESSREYRQIETLANQSDSVLLLTATPEQFGTAGHFARLRLLDPARFHSLDSYLAEEKQHAATAGLVNLLLDHQTMTEDDLARLDSLFDDSDTIDLAAINAANDDARILRRHLIDRLIDQHGTGRMLFRNMRAAISGFPRRHFIPAVLDDDRNETRIDWLSDKLRELSPHKVLLICATAETAVSLSTILLQRHGLPAGVFHEHMNLLERDRAAAWFADAEDGAQILICSEIGGEGRNFQFLHNIVLLDLPDKPDLLEQRIGRLDRIGQQHDINIHVPVAAGSRDARLSRWYHDALNAFEHSCVTGQHIKAEMEEPFAAYLAGEHLDEDRFIKECRQLHEQKTRQLNLGRNRLLELSGCRQEIADPLIKEIKHNEQENSLLRYLENAFDCFGVEIEDHSPSSWVVRPGAHLQVAQFPELPEDGMTVTTNRETALVREDMHFLSWEHPLVGATIDLVLNGERGRVSVCALQLPHLPPRNILIEAIFESNCPAPAGLEIGRYLPCHALRLLVNQDGKNYTQLLPPDSYETLLEKINRKVAQQMIQSTRATLKKQVQHIEEIAAQQFPMLRNAAIALMHEKLDNELQRLLTLQKRNPTIRDEEVESLRTKISDVERCLQSSTLHLSALRVIYTV, translated from the coding sequence ATGATGGATGATTTTACTCCTGGCCAACGCTGGGTGAGTGACAACGATGCCGCACTCGGGTTGGGCATCGTCCAATCTGTCGCCTTTCGCACAGTTCAAATTGAATTTCCCGCCGCAGATGAAACACGCACGTATGCAAAAGCCACTGCCCCGCTGACACGCGTTGAATTTGATGTCGGTGATTCAATTAAAAGTATGGATGGTTGGGATCTTTCGATCACCGAAATAGAACATGTCAGCGGCACAGTGCGCTACCACGGCATTCGGGAAAGTGGTGAGGCGGCCACCATGCATGAACGTGAGCTGTCCGATGCACTCACGTTTAATGTACCTCAAGACAAACTGTTTGCCGGGCAAGTGGACGACAACAGATGGTTTGAGCTCCGTGCGGCCACGTTGCAACACCTTGCCACACAACAAGCATCAACAAGCTTTGGCTTACACGGGCCACGTGTCAGCCTGATTCCCCATCAAATGTATATTGCCCATGAAGTATCAACGAGAACCGCCCCGCGTGTTCTACTTGCCGATGAAGTTGGACTCGGTAAAACCATTGAAGCCGGCTTAATTCTGCACCGTCTGATACTGACCGGAAAAATACACCGTGCTTTAGTTATCGTACCGGAACCACTACTGCATCAGTGGCTGGTGGAATTGCTCAGGCGCTTTAATTTACGCTTCACCTTAATCGATGAACAGTATTTTTCACATATCGACGAGGCATTCGACAATCCAGAAGAATCGGCACCTCTTGAAAACCTGTTCGATCAATTCCCCCTCGTGTTATGCGGATTACACTTTGCCTGCCGCGATGAAATCGCCCCGTTAATGGCCATGTGCCATTGGGATATATTGGTCGTCGATGAGGCGCACCATCTGGAGTGGACACCGGGCGAGAGCAGCCGGGAGTATCGACAAATCGAAACGTTAGCGAATCAGTCAGATTCAGTCTTGTTATTAACAGCCACACCCGAGCAATTTGGCACGGCAGGGCATTTTGCCCGTTTGCGACTTCTCGACCCAGCGCGTTTTCATTCGCTCGACAGCTACTTAGCCGAGGAAAAACAACATGCCGCGACTGCCGGGCTGGTGAATCTTCTACTCGACCATCAGACCATGACTGAAGATGATCTAGCGCGTTTAGATTCGCTCTTTGATGATAGCGATACCATCGACCTAGCAGCCATCAATGCCGCTAATGACGATGCACGCATACTTCGACGACACCTCATCGACCGTTTGATTGATCAACACGGCACTGGCCGCATGTTGTTCAGGAACATGCGTGCGGCGATCAGCGGGTTTCCCCGGCGTCATTTCATTCCTGCTGTACTTGATGACGACAGAAACGAGACCCGTATTGACTGGCTTTCCGATAAGCTACGAGAACTATCGCCGCACAAAGTCCTACTGATTTGCGCGACCGCCGAGACCGCGGTTTCCCTATCAACAATACTGCTGCAAAGGCATGGCCTGCCAGCCGGTGTTTTTCACGAACACATGAATCTCCTGGAACGAGACCGCGCTGCCGCCTGGTTTGCCGATGCCGAAGACGGTGCGCAAATATTGATTTGCTCGGAGATTGGCGGCGAAGGCCGAAACTTTCAATTTCTACATAATATCGTCCTGCTCGACTTACCCGATAAACCCGATTTACTGGAGCAGCGCATTGGCCGCCTGGATAGAATCGGGCAGCAGCACGATATCAATATTCACGTGCCTGTCGCGGCAGGTTCAAGAGACGCACGACTGAGCCGCTGGTATCATGATGCACTCAATGCGTTTGAGCATAGTTGCGTAACCGGCCAACACATCAAAGCCGAAATGGAAGAACCATTTGCTGCGTACCTTGCCGGCGAACACCTCGATGAAGACCGGTTCATCAAGGAATGCAGGCAACTGCACGAGCAAAAGACCCGGCAACTCAACCTTGGTCGCAACCGGTTGCTCGAACTCAGTGGTTGCCGTCAGGAAATTGCTGACCCGTTGATTAAAGAAATCAAACACAATGAGCAGGAGAACAGCTTATTACGATACCTTGAAAACGCCTTTGATTGTTTTGGGGTTGAAATTGAAGATCATTCGCCAAGCAGTTGGGTCGTACGACCGGGCGCTCATTTACAGGTGGCACAATTTCCTGAATTACCCGAAGACGGCATGACCGTGACGACCAATCGCGAGACCGCCCTTGTGCGAGAAGATATGCATTTCCTGAGTTGGGAGCACCCGTTAGTGGGTGCGACAATCGACCTGGTTTTGAACGGAGAACGAGGCCGGGTCAGCGTCTGCGCGTTACAACTGCCACACCTTCCGCCCCGCAATATTTTAATCGAGGCCATATTCGAATCGAACTGCCCTGCACCCGCCGGATTAGAGATCGGGCGCTACCTTCCTTGCCACGCATTGCGCTTGCTGGTCAACCAGGACGGGAAAAACTATACCCAGCTACTACCACCTGACAGCTACGAAACTTTACTGGAAAAGATCAATCGGAAAGTCGCACAGCAAATGATCCAGAGCACACGTGCGACATTAAAAAAACAGGTGCAACACATTGAGGAAATAGCCGCGCAACAGTTCCCCATGCTTCGCAATGCTGCCATCGCCTTGATGCATGAAAAATTAGATAACGAGTTACAGCGTCTCCTTACCCTGCAAAAGCGCAACCCCACAATTCGCGATGAAGAAGTGGAATCCCTGCGCACGAAAATTTCCGATGTGGAAAGGTGCTTGCAAAGCAGCACCCTCCATCTGTCCGCCCTGCGTGTCATTTATACGGTTTGA
- a CDS encoding peroxiredoxin-like family protein: MAPTKLSSGSRLPEFTLPLVNGGEVTLGQPQKKGNWQVVFIYRGLHCPICKTYLKKLEDLKEKFPAVGAEMVAVSGDPEHKARKMIEETGATFPVAYGLSIEQMKELGLYISLPRSKEETDQPFPEPGMFAVNPEGQVQLIDMSNTPFNRSDPEELIDTLKWIQENDYPIRGTYE; encoded by the coding sequence ATGGCTCCAACAAAGCTTTCGTCGGGAAGCCGGCTCCCTGAATTCACACTTCCGCTGGTCAACGGAGGAGAGGTCACATTGGGACAGCCACAGAAGAAAGGAAACTGGCAGGTGGTGTTTATCTATCGGGGGCTGCATTGCCCCATATGTAAAACATACCTGAAAAAACTCGAGGACTTGAAGGAAAAATTTCCTGCTGTTGGAGCAGAAATGGTGGCCGTCTCAGGCGATCCGGAACACAAAGCCAGGAAGATGATCGAAGAGACCGGCGCAACGTTTCCGGTGGCCTACGGGCTGTCTATCGAACAAATGAAGGAACTCGGCCTGTATATTTCCCTTCCGCGCTCTAAGGAGGAGACGGACCAACCGTTCCCCGAACCTGGCATGTTTGCGGTGAATCCGGAAGGCCAGGTTCAATTGATCGATATGTCCAATACGCCCTTCAACAGGTCGGACCCCGAGGAATTAATTGATACCTTGAAATGGATTCAGGAGAATGACTATCCCATCCGCGGGACCTATGAATAA
- a CDS encoding TVP38/TMEM64 family protein — protein sequence MRNPSPNSRFSPKRLTTSFWVKAAVLLVLPIAVYLAMQHVDVGEVFNPDRLTRWLSEAGPSAPFLFMGLMAVAVIISPIPSLPLDIAAGAAFGPFLGAAYAVLGAELGAIISFLIGRAVGREVLSRLLRMNIAFCEKCSDHHLAVFVFLSRLLPIFSFDLISY from the coding sequence TTGCGCAATCCATCCCCGAATTCCCGTTTTTCCCCCAAGCGGCTGACAACCTCATTCTGGGTCAAAGCGGCAGTGTTACTTGTCTTGCCGATAGCAGTGTATTTGGCCATGCAGCACGTCGACGTCGGTGAGGTATTCAATCCTGACCGGCTCACCCGATGGCTTTCCGAGGCCGGGCCATCCGCCCCTTTTCTCTTTATGGGTTTGATGGCGGTCGCCGTGATTATTAGCCCTATTCCGAGCCTGCCGCTGGACATTGCCGCGGGGGCCGCGTTCGGGCCGTTTCTTGGTGCCGCCTATGCAGTGCTGGGAGCGGAATTGGGCGCCATTATCAGCTTTCTCATCGGGCGGGCCGTGGGACGGGAAGTACTGAGCAGACTCCTTCGAATGAACATCGCCTTCTGTGAAAAATGTTCCGACCATCACCTGGCGGTTTTTGTCTTTCTGTCCCGATTACTTCCAATCTTTTCCTTCGACTTAATCAGTTATTGA
- a CDS encoding YiiD C-terminal domain-containing protein has product MKRYDLEQDLHEHIPLSRAMGVEVIEVGWNGVTLRAPLAPNINHRETVFGGSASAVAILAAWSILSIRLHQEHVKCRLVIQRNTMTYERPIVSTFEASSTIQDSLPWEKFLRTFTRKNIARISVAATLSCNEEQVGRFEGDFVALTMKQD; this is encoded by the coding sequence ATGAAACGATATGACTTAGAGCAGGATCTACACGAGCATATTCCGCTCTCACGCGCCATGGGCGTTGAAGTCATTGAGGTCGGCTGGAATGGGGTCACTTTGCGCGCTCCTCTTGCTCCCAATATCAATCATCGGGAAACCGTGTTTGGCGGGAGCGCCTCGGCCGTGGCCATCCTGGCAGCCTGGTCCATTTTGTCTATTCGACTACATCAGGAACACGTGAAGTGTCGTCTGGTGATTCAGCGAAACACGATGACCTATGAACGTCCCATTGTGAGTACCTTTGAGGCCTCTTCCACCATTCAAGACTCACTGCCCTGGGAGAAGTTTCTACGCACATTTACACGGAAGAATATAGCGAGAATCAGCGTCGCGGCCACACTAAGCTGCAACGAAGAACAGGTCGGAAGATTCGAAGGGGATTTCGTGGCTTTAACGATGAAACAAGACTAA
- a CDS encoding glycosyltransferase yields MGGTLIVSIAATLAFFVQVVCGVFLLGLTLYYVFLIALYRQNHGLDPAPLCRFEESALPCVTIQLPIRNEGQLAVRVIRHAVALDYPSDRLEIQVLDDSDDETSTIIQREVDRLRQQQAGLDINVIRRTTREGFKAGNLKNGFPMAKGEMLAIFDADFLIPTDFLRRTVHFFTDPLVGIVQARWSYMNRGTSCFTEFQATKLDTHQMFEQAARARAGLWIHFHGSAGIIRKSAVEDAGGWNCLSEVEDVEFSIRANIKKWKLVYLDQFKVPSEVPETLTGFLVQQMRWKRGWIRVLKYYAGDIWKSDFPLAIRLDLLVRLFGSFGPALSLPFTLGALPAFLISARYGLQWFVYLEFSLLLICSLCIRLAEGHYVTGNIDSEFPVRKFRLSSLIPIGFVVNLGMMWVQTQSTLEGLGNVQSWDVTPKSHKHLVQQKVPLPGYIVGTVLMCIYATAFSVWSFWTGHFLASGFYMLTMVGAGWITMSFLLERVSSKRSLSESFLEVKPRNYKSAMHTD; encoded by the coding sequence GTGGGAGGAACACTTATTGTTAGCATAGCAGCCACGTTAGCCTTTTTTGTCCAGGTTGTTTGCGGTGTCTTCCTCTTGGGACTGACCCTCTATTATGTATTTCTGATCGCATTGTATAGACAAAATCACGGCTTGGACCCTGCACCCCTCTGTCGTTTTGAAGAGAGCGCACTCCCATGTGTCACGATACAGCTTCCAATTCGAAACGAAGGTCAACTGGCTGTGCGCGTCATCCGGCATGCGGTGGCACTGGATTATCCAAGTGACCGACTTGAAATCCAAGTCCTTGACGATTCCGATGATGAAACATCAACAATTATTCAACGGGAGGTGGACCGCTTGCGTCAGCAGCAGGCAGGGCTGGATATCAATGTGATCAGACGAACAACACGGGAAGGATTCAAGGCCGGTAATCTCAAGAACGGCTTTCCTATGGCAAAAGGAGAAATGTTGGCCATATTTGATGCCGATTTTCTCATACCGACAGATTTTCTTCGGCGAACCGTTCATTTTTTCACGGACCCCCTGGTCGGTATTGTCCAAGCCCGATGGTCTTACATGAATCGAGGAACGTCCTGTTTCACGGAATTTCAAGCCACAAAACTGGACACACACCAGATGTTCGAGCAGGCCGCACGGGCTCGCGCCGGGCTATGGATTCATTTCCACGGAAGCGCAGGGATCATTCGCAAATCAGCGGTTGAGGACGCAGGTGGGTGGAATTGTCTATCCGAAGTCGAAGATGTCGAGTTCAGTATCCGCGCCAATATCAAGAAGTGGAAGCTTGTTTACCTTGACCAGTTCAAGGTGCCATCAGAGGTTCCGGAAACCCTCACCGGATTCCTGGTTCAACAGATGCGGTGGAAGAGAGGATGGATACGAGTCCTAAAATATTATGCCGGGGACATCTGGAAAAGTGATTTTCCTCTTGCGATTCGTCTCGATCTTTTGGTGCGCCTGTTCGGTAGTTTTGGGCCAGCACTCTCTCTGCCCTTCACCTTAGGTGCACTCCCGGCATTCCTGATAAGTGCTCGGTATGGTCTTCAATGGTTCGTTTATTTGGAATTCTCACTGCTGCTCATTTGCTCTCTTTGTATACGATTGGCTGAAGGACACTATGTGACAGGGAACATCGATTCGGAATTTCCGGTGCGGAAATTCCGACTCTCTTCCCTTATCCCAATTGGGTTTGTTGTGAATCTCGGAATGATGTGGGTCCAAACCCAGAGCACTCTTGAAGGTCTCGGAAATGTCCAGAGTTGGGACGTCACACCAAAATCCCATAAACATCTGGTTCAACAAAAAGTTCCCCTGCCTGGCTATATTGTCGGAACAGTCCTCATGTGTATATATGCAACGGCGTTTTCTGTTTGGTCCTTTTGGACGGGGCACTTCCTGGCAAGTGGATTCTATATGCTGACAATGGTGGGAGCCGGCTGGATAACCATGTCATTCTTGCTTGAACGGGTCTCATCCAAGAGATCGCTCTCCGAATCTTTCCTGGAGGTGAAGCCTCGTAACTATAAAAGCGCTATGCATACAGATTGA
- a CDS encoding exopolyphosphatase, giving the protein MATEKFRLVTRSDFDGLVCAVLLKKVGIIEDIKFVHPKDMQDGKVAISAKDITTNLPYVEGVHLAFDHHLSETIRNKGERSNHIIDPKAPSASRVVYRYYGGEKTFPAAWNEMMAAVDKGDSAKYDINEILNPTGWALMNFIMDARTGLGRFKEFRISNYQLMMELIEKCISLSINEIIALPDVQERVQLFHKHAELAKEQIQRCSTVHNNLVVLDLRDEETIYAVNRFMIYALYPDCNLSIHVMWGLKQQNTVFAIGASIVNRSSTVNIGELCLAYGGGGHRNAGTCQVSNEVAGKTLKEIIGMIRMRSMTQRDAGKPAYATA; this is encoded by the coding sequence ATGGCTACTGAAAAATTTCGATTAGTGACCCGCAGTGATTTTGACGGACTGGTCTGTGCGGTTCTGCTGAAGAAGGTGGGAATTATTGAGGACATCAAATTTGTCCATCCAAAGGATATGCAGGATGGCAAAGTGGCGATCTCCGCCAAGGATATCACCACCAATCTTCCGTATGTTGAGGGCGTCCATCTCGCGTTTGATCATCATCTGAGTGAAACTATTCGAAATAAGGGTGAACGGAGTAACCATATCATCGATCCGAAGGCTCCATCGGCTTCGCGGGTGGTTTATCGGTATTACGGTGGTGAAAAGACATTTCCGGCCGCATGGAATGAGATGATGGCCGCAGTCGATAAAGGCGATTCGGCCAAATACGATATCAACGAAATCCTCAACCCGACCGGCTGGGCTTTGATGAATTTCATTATGGATGCGCGTACCGGACTTGGACGCTTTAAGGAATTTCGTATTTCCAATTACCAGTTGATGATGGAACTCATCGAAAAATGTATCAGCCTCAGTATCAATGAAATCATTGCCCTGCCGGACGTGCAAGAGCGGGTGCAGCTCTTCCATAAACATGCCGAGTTGGCGAAGGAACAAATCCAACGATGCTCGACCGTCCATAATAATCTGGTCGTGCTGGACTTGCGGGATGAGGAGACGATCTATGCCGTCAACCGGTTTATGATTTATGCCCTGTATCCGGACTGCAATCTGTCCATCCATGTGATGTGGGGGTTGAAACAACAAAACACCGTGTTCGCCATTGGAGCGTCGATCGTCAACCGGAGTTCAACGGTCAATATCGGAGAACTCTGCCTGGCGTATGGCGGCGGGGGGCACCGGAATGCGGGCACCTGTCAGGTCTCTAATGAAGTGGCCGGTAAAACACTCAAAGAAATCATTGGAATGATACGCATGCGAAGCATGACCCAGAGAGATGCAGGAAAACCAGCCTATGCGACGGCTTAA
- a CDS encoding outer membrane beta-barrel protein: MIAITWWMGMITLVTYLITMTQALAEEPERLPRKKELSQNVAAQLPKARSPQWHYGGFVDLGYSHDFNFPDNHLFRNRGTTPRVNELELNMGGAYIRKSASEQSRWGAELLGQGGQDSKDFGFGTNLPHVPGSDVWRHFGRANLSYLAPVGNGLTIQAGLFNSLIGYESLYAKDNFNYTRSWVADYSPYLMFGANAVYPFNDRWTGAVFVINEYFHLQNANDLPSYGAQATYTPNRSWTIKETIYYGPDQSNTSLEFWRFFSDTIVEWKGKQVTIAGQYQMGTQKNASVPGNPRLIYMGAALHTRWHITKPWFVALRPELYSDPNGLITGFEQFIWAVTATSEYRLPYEWTNSIFRIEYRHDNSTGSGGGFFKGEQNTLTPSQNLLIFSVIWTFDSP, from the coding sequence ATGATAGCGATTACCTGGTGGATGGGCATGATCACATTGGTGACATACTTGATCACGATGACTCAGGCCCTTGCAGAGGAACCTGAGCGTCTGCCCCGAAAAAAGGAACTGTCGCAGAATGTTGCGGCCCAGCTACCGAAAGCCCGGTCGCCACAATGGCACTACGGCGGGTTTGTGGATCTTGGATATTCACATGACTTTAATTTTCCCGACAATCACCTCTTTCGCAATCGCGGTACCACGCCCCGAGTCAACGAGCTCGAACTCAACATGGGCGGTGCCTATATTAGGAAGAGTGCGTCCGAGCAGTCCCGATGGGGTGCAGAGCTATTGGGGCAGGGCGGACAGGATTCCAAAGATTTCGGGTTCGGGACCAACCTTCCTCATGTTCCCGGGTCCGATGTCTGGCGTCACTTCGGTCGCGCGAATCTCTCCTACCTGGCTCCGGTCGGCAACGGCTTGACGATTCAGGCCGGACTCTTTAACAGCCTCATCGGTTATGAATCCCTGTACGCCAAGGATAATTTTAACTATACGCGCTCCTGGGTAGCCGATTATTCACCGTACCTCATGTTCGGGGCGAATGCGGTCTATCCGTTCAACGACCGGTGGACCGGTGCGGTCTTCGTCATCAATGAATATTTCCATCTACAAAACGCCAACGATCTGCCGAGTTATGGAGCCCAGGCGACATACACACCCAATCGCTCCTGGACGATAAAAGAAACCATCTACTATGGGCCTGATCAATCGAACACGTCACTGGAATTCTGGCGATTCTTTTCAGACACCATCGTTGAATGGAAAGGCAAACAGGTCACCATTGCGGGCCAGTACCAGATGGGAACCCAAAAAAATGCCTCGGTTCCTGGCAATCCCCGATTAATTTATATGGGAGCAGCGCTCCATACGCGCTGGCACATCACCAAACCATGGTTTGTCGCGCTTCGACCGGAGCTCTATTCGGACCCGAATGGTCTTATAACCGGCTTTGAACAATTCATCTGGGCGGTCACCGCCACTTCGGAATACCGGCTTCCCTATGAATGGACCAATTCCATCTTCCGGATCGAATACCGCCATGACAACTCTACGGGTTCCGGTGGCGGGTTTTTCAAGGGTGAGCAAAACACTCTGACGCCTTCCCAGAACTTATTGATATTCTCGGTCATTTGGACCTTCGACTCCCCCTGA
- a CDS encoding TIGR04211 family SH3 domain-containing protein, protein MKFLIYLVFLSFSWLGLTTQPLAAVGDVNYISDIVTVPLRSGPTTAHRILHRGLPSGTQLTILAIDEEAGFTQVRTTDGMEGWVTSQYLIGEPIARVKLAAAEKRLQALKAEIEKEREARASIQAEHKETDANNRTLNSQVQSLSKELAELKRISGDSINEHARNIELVQQNTLLAGQVEELSAKARQLEENLQLKWLLYGGALVLIGLLIGVILKARPRQTTSYSRYS, encoded by the coding sequence TTGAAATTTTTAATCTATCTCGTCTTTTTATCGTTCTCATGGTTGGGATTGACCACACAGCCCTTGGCTGCGGTCGGAGACGTGAATTACATCTCCGACATAGTAACGGTGCCGCTACGCAGTGGGCCCACTACGGCCCATCGCATCCTACACCGTGGCCTACCAAGCGGGACCCAACTGACCATTCTTGCGATAGACGAGGAGGCCGGGTTCACCCAGGTCCGGACCACCGATGGGATGGAGGGCTGGGTAACGTCTCAGTACCTTATCGGGGAACCCATTGCCCGGGTCAAGCTGGCTGCAGCCGAAAAGCGCCTACAAGCTCTTAAAGCTGAAATCGAAAAAGAGCGCGAGGCGCGTGCGAGCATCCAGGCTGAGCACAAAGAAACCGACGCCAACAACCGGACACTCAATTCGCAGGTGCAATCCCTCTCGAAAGAACTCGCGGAACTGAAACGTATATCGGGCGATTCCATCAACGAGCATGCCCGTAACATCGAACTTGTTCAGCAGAATACCCTCTTAGCTGGCCAGGTTGAAGAGCTATCCGCCAAAGCCAGGCAGCTCGAAGAAAACTTACAACTTAAATGGCTATTGTATGGGGGCGCTCTGGTACTCATCGGCCTGTTAATCGGAGTCATTCTCAAAGCTCGGCCCAGGCAGACGACGAGTTATTCCCGCTATTCGTAA